From the Lathyrus oleraceus cultivar Zhongwan6 chromosome 4, CAAS_Psat_ZW6_1.0, whole genome shotgun sequence genome, one window contains:
- the LOC127074442 gene encoding caffeoyl-CoA O-methyltransferase 5, with translation MAVNNDEKEQIKPIGHNELAHKSLLQSDALYQYILETSVFPREHPCLKELREMTEKHPRNLMATPADEGQLLSMLIKLINAKNTLEIGVFTGYSLLSTALALPSDGKVLALDVSRENYELGLPIIEKSGVANKIDFREGQALPLLDELLQNENNKGIFDFVFVDADKDNYLNYHKRVLDLVKIGGLIGYDNTLWCGSVAAPPDAPMMDYVKRLRGYVIELNKYLAQDSRIEICQLPVGDGITLCRRIS, from the exons ATGGCTGTGAATAATGATGAGAAAGAGCAAATCAAACCCATTGGACACAATGAACTCGCTCACAAGAGTCTCCTTCAAAGTGATGCACTTTATCAG TATATACTTGAAACCAGTGTGTTTCCGAGAGAGCACCCATGTTTGAAGGAGCTTCGTGAGATGACAGAAAAACATCCTCG GAACCTTATGGCTACACCTGCTGACGAAGGACAACTTTTAAGCATGCTGATTAAGCTCATCAATGCAAAAAACACATTGGAAATTGGTGTGTTCACTGGTTATTCTCTTCTCTCCACTGCTCTTGCTCTTCCCTCTGATGGAAAG GTATTGGCTTTGGACGTGAGTCGTGAAAATTATGAGCTGGGATTACCCATAATTGAAAAATCTGGAGTTGCTAATAAGATTGACTTTAGAGAAGGACAGGCACTCCCTCTTCTTGATGAACTTCTTCAAAAC GAAAATAACAAGGGGAtatttgattttgtttttgtgGATGCTGATAAGGATAATTACTTAAACTATCACAAGAGAGTACTTGATCTTGTGAAAATTGGGGGATTAATCGGGTACGACAACACCTTATGGTGTGGATCAGTAGCGGCTCCACCAGATGCGCCTATGATGGACTATGTTAAGCGTTTACGTGGCTATGTGATTGAGCTCAACAAATATCTAGCTCAAGATTCAAGGATCGAGATTTGTCAACTCCCTGTAGGTGATGGGATTACCCTGTGTCGTCGCATCAGCTGA